Genomic segment of Paenibacillus antri:
GTGCCCGCCGAACGTATACGTGCCGTCGCCCATGCCCATCGCCTGCAGCGCGTCCGTGATCAACACCATCTTCTCCGGCCCCTTCTCGCGATACAAGAGGCGAACCATCGCCGGGTGCAGATGCACGTCGTCCACGATCGCCTGTACGCTGACGTGCTCCGCCTCGAAGGCGGCCAAAATCAGGCCCGGATCGCGGTGATGGATCGGGCGCATGCCGTTGCAGCAATGCGTGACGTGACTCGCGCCGCCGCGGAACGCCTCGACCGCTTCCTCGTACGTCGCGTCCGTATGCGCAAGCGCCGGGATGACGCCTCGCTCCTTCAAGAAGCCGATCATCTCCATGCCGCCCGGCAGCTCCGGCGCCAACGTCACCATACGGATCAATGAACCCGCCTTCTGGAGAATGAGGCCCATCTCGTCCCGATCCGGATGGCGCAAATATTTCTCGTTCTGCATCCCTTTGCGTTTCACATTCAAGTACGGTCCCTCGATATGCATCCCGACGATGCGGGCGCCCGGCTCGCGGCCGACCGTCCGCGCGACGTTATCGATCATCGTCAGCAAGTCCTCCAACGTGGACGAGACGGACGTCGCCAGGAACGACGTGCACCCGGTCCGCGCGCAAGCTTCCGACACGACCTCCACGCTCTTCGTCGTGCCGTCCATCATATCGAAGCCCTCGGCGCCATGGATATGGACGTCGATCATACCCGGAATAAGCAATCGTCCGTTCCCGTCGACGATCTCGTCGACGTCCGTCCAGGCGGCGTCGGCTTCCGCATGCACGGAGACGATGCGGCCGTCCCGCACCAACACGCTGCCTGAAGCCGTCTCGTCGCCGGCGATCAAGCGGATATTTCGGATTCCCGTAGTTGTCATGTTCGGCTTCACCCTTACTGAATAAGTTATTACCCAGTATACCCCGGCCGCGAGGCGGCTGCCACGTTCGGAATTATCCATAGAAAAAGAGCGAACGCCTCCGTCCGCTCTCGACTCGCATGTTTATAGATCCGGGGCGATCAAGCCCCGCCCGATGACGTTGGGAGACACCGGCGCCTTCCCGACTTCCCGCGCCCATACCGACAGCTGTCCGGCATGATGGATATGGTGCGCGACGACGTGGCGCATAATTTCGCCCCAGGCGTCTATGACGACCGTGCCGTCCGCGCGGCGATCGTAGAACGGCCGCCGCTCCAACCCGTCGTGCCAGCCGTCGACGAACGCTTCCACTTCGGGACGAAACCGCCGGTCCAGCTCCTTCACTCGCTCGAGGCTCCGGTATTCGGCGAAATCCTCTTGGAAATCCGGTTCGCCCTGCATGACGCGAATCCAGCTCCACTCCACGTCGACCATATGGAACAGCGTACGCAGGATGCCGCCGACGCCGCCCGTCCGCTCGCGAAGCAGCTCTTCCTCGGGGACGTTCTCGCACCACGCATACCACGCATCGCGCACCATCCAGTTGTACCGAAACATCGTCTTCATGGCCGGCCCCCTACGTTATCTTCTGCCCGAACCCCGTTGCGTCCGATTCGCGCCGGCTGTAGACGCCGCCACCGGCTGCTTCCGCGGCTGCGACGGCTGCGACTGCGGCCCCCGCTGCTGACCCCGCGGTTGTTGGCCTTGCGGCTGCTGCCCCCGAGGCTGCTGACCTCGCGGCTGTTGCCCCCGCGGCTGCTGCCCCCGCTGCGGCTCCGGCTTCGCGGCCGGCATCGCGCCGGTCATCGGGTACGGGTGGTCCTTCACGACCGGGATCGTCTTTTTCGTCACCTTTTCGATATCCTTCAAGTACGGAATCTCTTCCTGCTCGCAGAAGGAAATCGCTATGCCGCTGTGTCCGGCGCGCCCCGTCCGGCCGATCCGGTGCACGTACGTCTCCGGAATGTTCGGCAGGTTGAAGTTGATGACGTGGGACAGCTCTTCGATATCGATGCCCCGCGCCGCGATATCCGTCGCCACCAGCACGCGCGTCGTGCCGTTCTTGAAGTTGTTCAACGCCGCCTGCCGCGCGTTCTGCGACTTGTCGCCGTGAATCGCTTGGGCGGAGATGTTCGATCGCGTCAGCCCTTTGGCGACGCGGTCGGCGCCGTGCTTCGTGCGCGTAAACACGAGCGCGGACGAGATCGATCGGTCCTGCAGCAGGTCCGTGAGGAGCTTCTGCTTATTTTCCTTATCCACGAAATAAAGGGATTGCTCGATCCGATCCACCGTCGAGGACACCGGCGTCACTTCGACGCTGACCGGGTTCACGAGCAGCGAATTCGCCAGCTTCGAAATTTCCGGCGGCACCGTCGCCGAGAAGAACAGCGTCTGCCGCTTCGCCGGAACCGCCGCGATGACCTTCTTCACGTCGTTGATGAAGCCCATGTCGAGCATGCGGTCGGCTTCGTCCAACACCAAAATCTCCACGTGCCGCAGATCGACGACCTTCTGGTTAATCAAGTCGATGAGGCGCCCCGGGGTCGCGATCAAAATGTCCACGCCGCGCTCGAGCGCCTGCTCCTGCGGCTTCTGGGACACCCCGCCGACGATCGAGACGTTCTTCAAGCCCGTGAACCGGCCGTACGCCTGCATGCTCTCGTCGATCTGAATCGCGAGCTCCCGCGTCGGCGACAGGACGAGCGCGCGAATGCGGCGGCGTTCCCCCTGCTTCCGCGGCCGCGAATGCAGCAGCTGAAGGATCGGCACGGAAAAGGCCGCCGTCTTCCCCGTCCCCGTCTGCGCGCAGCCGAATACGTCGCGGCCGGCCAGCACGGCGGGAATCGCCTGCTCTTGGATCGGCGTCGGCTTCTCGTAGTTTTCCTTCGCCAGCGCCTGCAGGATCGGGGGGATTATGTTCAATTCTTTAAAGTTCATTAAGGGTCTCCTACTCTAGTTCTCCATTTGAAATCGTAAGTTCAACCGTACCACACTTAAGC
This window contains:
- the nagA gene encoding N-acetylglucosamine-6-phosphate deacetylase, yielding MTTTGIRNIRLIAGDETASGSVLVRDGRIVSVHAEADAAWTDVDEIVDGNGRLLIPGMIDVHIHGAEGFDMMDGTTKSVEVVSEACARTGCTSFLATSVSSTLEDLLTMIDNVARTVGREPGARIVGMHIEGPYLNVKRKGMQNEKYLRHPDRDEMGLILQKAGSLIRMVTLAPELPGGMEMIGFLKERGVIPALAHTDATYEEAVEAFRGGASHVTHCCNGMRPIHHRDPGLILAAFEAEHVSVQAIVDDVHLHPAMVRLLYREKGPEKMVLITDALQAMGMGDGTYTFGGHEVKVADGVATLADGTLASSTVTMNEALAKTVNAGIPLRHAVEMATRTPADLLGLPTKGRIEAGADADLVLLDERFEVEWTMVGGNVVYRRA
- a CDS encoding DinB family protein codes for the protein MKTMFRYNWMVRDAWYAWCENVPEEELLRERTGGVGGILRTLFHMVDVEWSWIRVMQGEPDFQEDFAEYRSLERVKELDRRFRPEVEAFVDGWHDGLERRPFYDRRADGTVVIDAWGEIMRHVVAHHIHHAGQLSVWAREVGKAPVSPNVIGRGLIAPDL
- a CDS encoding DEAD/DEAH box helicase, which gives rise to MNFKELNIIPPILQALAKENYEKPTPIQEQAIPAVLAGRDVFGCAQTGTGKTAAFSVPILQLLHSRPRKQGERRRIRALVLSPTRELAIQIDESMQAYGRFTGLKNVSIVGGVSQKPQEQALERGVDILIATPGRLIDLINQKVVDLRHVEILVLDEADRMLDMGFINDVKKVIAAVPAKRQTLFFSATVPPEISKLANSLLVNPVSVEVTPVSSTVDRIEQSLYFVDKENKQKLLTDLLQDRSISSALVFTRTKHGADRVAKGLTRSNISAQAIHGDKSQNARQAALNNFKNGTTRVLVATDIAARGIDIEELSHVINFNLPNIPETYVHRIGRTGRAGHSGIAISFCEQEEIPYLKDIEKVTKKTIPVVKDHPYPMTGAMPAAKPEPQRGQQPRGQQPRGQQPRGQQPQGQQPRGQQRGPQSQPSQPRKQPVAASTAGANRTQRGSGRR